In a single window of the Ancylobacter polymorphus genome:
- a CDS encoding isoprenyl transferase has protein sequence MGGSVNIARRGEASGAAIETDGDAAASLFPVPRHVAIIMDGNGRWAKGHGLPRFEGHRRGAEAVRRTVADARELGIEALTLYSFSSENWSRPQREIGELMGLLKRFIRSDLKELHAKNVRLRIIGEGHPTDSEVQALFDEAQALTRDNTGVRLTVAFNYGARGEIARAAQTLARQVAAGALRAEDITPERFAEALDTAGLPPLDLVIRTSGEQRLSNFLLWQAAYAELVFLPVLWPDFDRGWLEQALCEYRRRERRFGGVEAAES, from the coding sequence ATGGGGGGGTCCGTGAACATTGCAAGGCGCGGCGAGGCCTCTGGGGCCGCCATCGAGACCGACGGGGACGCGGCGGCGTCGCTCTTCCCGGTGCCGCGCCACGTTGCCATCATCATGGATGGCAACGGGCGATGGGCGAAGGGGCACGGGCTTCCGCGCTTCGAGGGGCACAGGCGGGGTGCCGAAGCCGTCCGCCGCACGGTGGCAGATGCTCGGGAGCTGGGCATCGAGGCGCTGACCCTCTACAGCTTCTCCAGCGAGAACTGGTCACGGCCGCAGCGTGAGATTGGCGAGTTGATGGGGCTGCTGAAGCGCTTCATCCGCTCCGATCTCAAGGAACTTCACGCCAAGAATGTCCGCCTGCGCATCATCGGCGAGGGACATCCGACCGACAGCGAAGTGCAGGCGCTGTTCGATGAAGCTCAGGCGCTGACCCGCGACAATACGGGTGTGCGCCTGACCGTGGCGTTCAACTATGGCGCGCGCGGCGAAATCGCCCGTGCGGCGCAGACATTGGCGCGGCAGGTCGCGGCTGGCGCGCTGCGGGCCGAAGACATCACGCCGGAACGTTTCGCGGAGGCGCTCGACACGGCGGGGTTGCCGCCGCTCGATCTCGTCATCCGCACCAGCGGCGAGCAGCGCCTGTCGAATTTCCTGCTCTGGCAGGCGGCCTATGCCGAACTGGTCTTCCTCCCCGTGCTGTGGCCGGATTTCGATCGCGGCTGGCTGGAGCAGGCGCTTTGCGAATATCGTCGGCGTGAGCGCCGCTTCGGCGGCGTCGAAGCGGCGGAAAGCTGA
- the dnaE gene encoding DNA polymerase III subunit alpha, with amino-acid sequence MAQADVGFVHLHVHSSFSLLEGALSIGKLADLAKKDRQPAIALTDTGNLFGALEFSEKMAGAGIQPILGCAVAVDFPGTAPRGPAGQERPRIVLLAMNEEGWTNLMELVSRSFLDTAADGAPHIKVDWLEGRAAGLIALTGGPIGPIDRALAAGSADHAEQRLATLHSLFGDRLYVEIQRHGVAEERRVEPALIELAYRLDLPLVATNEPFFAAQDDYEAHDALICIAEGRLVAEPDRRQLTPEHRFRTRAEMADLFADLPEALANTVEIAQRCAYRPRTVKPILPRFTLDRDEAEELRLQAEEGLRNRLAIHGPTEGLTVADYEARLAFELGIIERMKFPGYFLIVSDFIKWAKAQGIPVGPGRGSGAGSLVAYSLTITDLDPLRFGLLFERFLNPERVSMPDFDIDFCQERRDEVIRYVQQRYGRDQVAQIITFGTLQARGVLRDVGRVLEMPYGQVDKLCKLVPQNPANPVTLKQAITDEPRLQGESDSNPVVKRAFDIATRLEGLNRHASTHAAGIVIGDRPLARLVPLYRDPRSDMPVTQYNMKWVEQAGLVKFDFLGLKTLTVLQTAVRLVAQRGITLDLSTIPLDDKKTYDMLTRGETVGVFQVESAGMRRALVDMKPDRLEDIIALVALYRPGPMANIPVYCAVKNGQEKAAYAHPALEASLKETYGVIIYQEQVMQIAQTLSGYSLGEADLLRRAMGKKIRAEMDKQRERFVSGAVERGVPKAKASEIFDLLAKFADYGFNKSHAAAYALVSYQTAYMKANYPTEFLAASMTLDMGNTDKLAEFRQESQRLGIEVVPPSVNHSGRDFAVKDGRILYALAAIKGVGGHSVDAIVEARGARPFTSLADFASRINAKALNKRTMESLVNAGAFDALEKNRARASAAIDCMLAHAASVGAEVASGQGNMFGGPSVAAELPIPSAAPWLPAEKLQREYDAIGFFLTGHPLDDYGKALDRLRVQRWTDFTRSVRAGSMAGRLAATVVSRQERRTKTGNKMGIVGLSDPSGQFEAVLFSEALAQYRELLEPGKAVLLQVSAELQGEDVRARIQTVEPLDQAASKMQKGMRVFLRSPEPLESVATRLGSLGGGRGDGEVSLVLLLGERGDTEVEVKLPGRFSLSPQIAGALKAVPGVEMVEMA; translated from the coding sequence ATGGCGCAAGCTGATGTCGGGTTCGTGCATCTGCATGTTCATTCCTCCTTCTCCCTGCTGGAAGGCGCGCTCAGCATCGGCAAGCTCGCCGATCTCGCCAAGAAGGACCGCCAGCCCGCCATCGCCCTCACCGACACCGGCAATCTGTTCGGCGCGCTGGAATTCTCGGAAAAGATGGCCGGCGCCGGCATCCAGCCGATTCTCGGCTGCGCCGTGGCGGTGGATTTTCCCGGCACGGCCCCCCGCGGCCCCGCCGGGCAGGAGCGCCCGCGCATCGTCCTGCTCGCGATGAACGAGGAGGGGTGGACGAACCTCATGGAGCTGGTGTCGCGCTCCTTCCTCGACACCGCCGCCGACGGCGCCCCCCACATCAAGGTGGACTGGCTGGAAGGCCGCGCCGCCGGTCTCATCGCTCTCACTGGCGGTCCCATCGGCCCCATCGACCGCGCTTTGGCGGCCGGCAGCGCCGACCATGCGGAACAGCGGCTGGCGACGCTCCACAGCCTGTTCGGCGACCGGCTTTACGTAGAAATTCAACGCCATGGCGTCGCCGAGGAGCGCCGGGTCGAGCCGGCGCTGATCGAACTCGCCTACCGCCTCGATTTGCCGCTGGTGGCGACCAACGAGCCGTTCTTCGCCGCCCAGGACGACTACGAGGCCCACGACGCATTGATTTGCATCGCCGAAGGCCGTCTCGTCGCCGAGCCCGACCGGCGCCAACTCACCCCCGAGCACCGGTTCCGCACCCGCGCGGAAATGGCGGACCTGTTCGCTGATCTCCCGGAAGCCCTTGCCAACACGGTGGAAATCGCCCAGCGCTGCGCCTATCGCCCGCGCACGGTGAAGCCCATTCTGCCGCGCTTCACTCTCGACCGCGACGAGGCGGAGGAGTTGCGGCTGCAGGCGGAAGAGGGGCTGCGCAATCGCCTGGCGATCCACGGGCCGACGGAAGGTCTGACGGTCGCGGATTATGAAGCGCGACTGGCTTTCGAGCTCGGTATCATCGAGCGGATGAAGTTTCCCGGCTACTTCCTCATCGTGTCGGACTTCATCAAATGGGCCAAGGCGCAGGGAATTCCGGTCGGTCCGGGCCGTGGCTCGGGCGCGGGCTCGCTGGTCGCCTATTCGCTGACCATCACCGATCTCGACCCGCTGCGCTTCGGCCTGCTGTTCGAACGCTTCCTCAATCCCGAACGCGTGTCGATGCCCGACTTCGACATCGACTTCTGCCAGGAGCGCCGCGACGAGGTGATCCGCTACGTCCAGCAGCGCTACGGCCGCGATCAGGTGGCGCAGATCATCACCTTCGGTACGTTGCAGGCGCGCGGCGTGCTGCGCGATGTCGGCCGGGTGCTGGAAATGCCCTATGGCCAGGTCGACAAGCTGTGCAAGCTGGTGCCGCAGAACCCGGCCAATCCGGTGACGCTGAAGCAGGCGATCACCGACGAGCCGCGCCTGCAGGGCGAAAGCGACTCCAACCCGGTGGTCAAGCGCGCCTTCGATATCGCCACCCGGCTGGAAGGGCTCAACCGCCACGCCTCGACCCATGCCGCTGGTATCGTCATAGGCGACCGGCCGCTGGCGCGACTGGTCCCGCTCTACCGAGACCCGCGCTCGGACATGCCGGTCACCCAGTATAACATGAAATGGGTGGAGCAAGCCGGGCTGGTGAAGTTCGACTTCCTCGGCCTCAAGACCCTCACCGTCCTGCAAACCGCCGTCCGTCTGGTCGCCCAGCGGGGAATCACCCTCGACCTGTCGACGATTCCGCTCGACGATAAAAAGACTTACGACATGCTGACGCGCGGCGAGACGGTCGGCGTGTTCCAGGTGGAAAGCGCCGGCATGCGGCGGGCGCTGGTCGACATGAAGCCGGACCGGCTGGAGGACATCATCGCCCTCGTCGCCCTGTACCGGCCGGGCCCGATGGCCAATATCCCGGTCTATTGCGCGGTGAAGAACGGGCAGGAAAAGGCGGCTTATGCGCATCCCGCGCTGGAAGCCAGCCTGAAGGAGACCTACGGCGTCATCATCTACCAGGAACAGGTGATGCAGATCGCGCAGACGCTCTCGGGCTATTCGCTGGGCGAAGCCGACCTGCTGCGCCGCGCCATGGGCAAGAAGATCCGCGCCGAAATGGACAAGCAGCGCGAGCGCTTCGTCAGTGGTGCGGTGGAGCGGGGCGTGCCGAAGGCGAAGGCGTCGGAGATTTTCGACCTGCTCGCCAAATTTGCCGATTACGGCTTTAACAAGAGCCACGCGGCCGCCTATGCGCTGGTGTCCTACCAGACCGCCTATATGAAGGCGAACTACCCGACCGAGTTCCTCGCCGCCTCCATGACGCTCGACATGGGCAATACCGACAAGCTCGCGGAATTCCGGCAGGAATCGCAGCGGCTCGGCATCGAGGTCGTGCCGCCCTCGGTGAATCACTCCGGGCGCGACTTCGCCGTGAAGGACGGACGCATTCTCTATGCGCTGGCGGCGATAAAGGGGGTCGGTGGGCACTCGGTCGACGCCATCGTCGAGGCGCGGGGCGCGCGCCCCTTCACCAGCCTCGCCGACTTCGCCTCGCGCATCAACGCCAAGGCGCTGAACAAGCGGACGATGGAAAGCCTGGTCAATGCCGGGGCGTTCGATGCGCTGGAGAAGAACCGCGCCCGGGCCTCGGCGGCGATCGACTGCATGCTCGCCCATGCGGCATCGGTCGGGGCTGAGGTGGCATCGGGGCAGGGCAATATGTTCGGCGGGCCGTCGGTCGCGGCGGAACTGCCGATTCCCAGCGCCGCGCCGTGGCTGCCGGCCGAGAAGCTCCAGCGCGAATACGACGCCATCGGCTTCTTCCTCACCGGCCACCCGCTGGACGATTACGGCAAGGCACTGGACCGGCTGCGGGTGCAGCGCTGGACCGATTTCACGCGTTCGGTGCGGGCCGGCTCCATGGCCGGGCGCCTTGCTGCCACGGTGGTAAGCCGGCAGGAGCGCCGGACCAAGACCGGCAACAAGATGGGCATTGTCGGCCTTTCCGACCCTTCCGGGCAGTTCGAAGCGGTGCTGTTCTCTGAAGCGCTGGCGCAGTACCGGGAGTTGCTTGAGCCGGGCAAGGCCGTGCTGCTGCAGGTGTCGGCGGAACTGCAGGGCGAGGATGTGCGCGCGCGTATCCAGACCGTGGAGCCGCTCGACCAGGCGGCCTCGAAAATGCAGAAGGGGATGCGCGTTTTCCTGCGCTCGCCCGAGCCTCTGGAAAGCGTCGCCACCCGGCTCGGTTCGCTTGGCGGCGGCCGAGGGGATGGCGAGGTATCGCTGGTGCTTCTGCTCGGTGAGCGCGGCGATACGGAGGTGGAGGTGAAGCTCCCCGGCCGCTTCAGCCTGTCGCCGCAGATCGCCGGCGCTCTGAAGGCGGTGCCCGGTGTCGAAATGGTCGAGATGGCGTAA
- the tsf gene encoding translation elongation factor Ts, with amino-acid sequence MANITAGMVKELREKTGAGMMDCKAALTEVDGDIEAAIDWLRKKGLAKAAKKAGRVAAEGLIGLAVSGTTGIVVEVNSETDFVARNDQFQQLVRDIATVALSAEDDVEAVKAAAYPAGGTVAEAINNAVATIGEHMNLRRSKKLAVSTGAIGAYVHGSVGEGLGKIGVLVALESEGKADELAALGRQIAMHVAAANPQALDAAGIDADVIAREKGVLAEKAKASGKPDNVVEKIVESGLKTFYKEVTLVEQAFIHDPSKTVAQAVKESEGKVGAPIKLVGFVRFGLGEGVEKQESDFAAEVAAAAGV; translated from the coding sequence ATGGCCAACATCACCGCGGGCATGGTGAAGGAGCTGCGCGAGAAGACCGGCGCCGGCATGATGGACTGCAAGGCCGCGCTGACCGAGGTGGACGGCGACATCGAGGCCGCCATCGACTGGCTGCGCAAGAAGGGTCTCGCCAAGGCCGCCAAGAAGGCCGGGCGCGTCGCCGCCGAGGGTCTGATCGGCCTCGCCGTGTCGGGCACCACGGGTATCGTCGTCGAAGTCAATTCCGAAACCGACTTCGTGGCGCGCAACGACCAGTTCCAGCAGCTCGTGCGCGACATCGCCACCGTCGCCCTGAGCGCCGAGGACGATGTCGAGGCGGTGAAGGCGGCGGCCTATCCGGCTGGCGGCACTGTCGCCGAGGCGATCAACAACGCGGTCGCCACCATTGGCGAGCACATGAACCTGCGCCGCTCCAAGAAGCTGGCGGTGTCGACGGGCGCCATCGGCGCCTATGTCCACGGTTCGGTGGGCGAAGGTCTCGGCAAGATCGGCGTGCTGGTCGCGCTGGAGTCCGAGGGCAAGGCGGATGAACTCGCCGCGCTCGGTCGCCAGATCGCCATGCATGTCGCGGCTGCCAACCCGCAGGCGCTCGACGCCGCGGGCATCGACGCCGACGTGATCGCCCGCGAGAAGGGCGTGCTCGCCGAGAAGGCCAAGGCCTCCGGCAAGCCGGACAACGTTGTCGAGAAGATCGTCGAGAGCGGCCTGAAGACCTTCTACAAGGAAGTGACTCTCGTCGAGCAGGCGTTCATCCACGACCCGTCCAAGACGGTCGCCCAGGCGGTGAAGGAGAGCGAAGGCAAGGTCGGCGCGCCGATCAAGCTGGTCGGCTTCGTCCGCTTCGGCCTCGGCGAAGGCGTTGAGAAGCAGGAAAGCGACTTCGCCGCCGAAGTCGCGGCCGCTGCCGGCGTCTGA
- the frr gene encoding ribosome recycling factor: MSTGPIDIADIKRRMTGAISVLKTELSGLRTGRASASLLEPIQVDAYGSHMPLNQVASVNVPEPRLLSVQVWDRGMVAAVEKAIRDSNLGLNPQTEGQVLRVRIPELTQDRRQELVKVAHKYAEAARVSVRHVRRDGLDVIKKAEKDGEMSSDDLDRLADQVQKATDQFIAEIDQVVAAKEKEILAV, translated from the coding sequence ATGAGCACTGGTCCGATCGACATTGCCGATATCAAGCGCCGCATGACGGGCGCGATCTCCGTTCTCAAGACTGAGCTTTCGGGCCTGCGCACCGGCCGCGCCTCGGCCAGCCTGCTGGAGCCGATCCAGGTGGATGCCTATGGCAGCCACATGCCGCTGAATCAGGTCGCGTCGGTCAATGTGCCGGAGCCGCGCCTGCTGTCGGTGCAGGTGTGGGACCGGGGCATGGTGGCGGCGGTCGAGAAGGCCATCCGCGACTCCAATCTCGGCCTGAACCCGCAGACCGAAGGGCAGGTGCTGCGCGTGCGCATCCCCGAGCTGACTCAGGATCGCCGCCAGGAACTCGTCAAGGTCGCACATAAATATGCCGAAGCCGCGCGTGTGTCGGTGCGCCATGTGCGCCGCGACGGGCTCGACGTCATCAAGAAGGCGGAAAAGGACGGCGAGATGAGCTCGGACGACCTCGACCGGCTCGCCGACCAGGTCCAGAAGGCGACGGACCAGTTCATTGCCGAGATCGATCAGGTCGTGGCCGCGAAGGAAAAGGAAATCCTCGCGGTTTGA
- a CDS encoding 30S ribosomal protein S2, translating into MALPDFTMRQLLEAGVHFGHQSHRWNPKMAPFIFGTRNNIHILDLAQTVPALHRALQAVSDTVARGGRVLFVGTKRQAADAVADAAKRSAQYYVNSRWLGGMLTNWKTISHSIARLKKLEELLAAGEGVGYTKKERLTLQREKEKLDRALGGIRDMGGIPDLLFVIDTNKEDLAVAEARRLGIPVAAILDTNCDPDGIAFPVPGNDDAGRAINLYCDLVARAAIDGIGRSHGDLGIDIGAAEAPLVEDLPAETAWTSLEALSGPRGIADDLKKLTGVSPAIEKQLTDLGIFHFWQIAALNADDAHRLGEEVGLPGRVDGWVAQAKELTAEVE; encoded by the coding sequence ATGGCGCTTCCTGACTTCACCATGCGCCAGCTCCTGGAAGCTGGCGTGCACTTCGGGCATCAGTCCCACCGCTGGAACCCGAAGATGGCTCCGTTCATCTTCGGCACCCGCAACAACATCCACATTCTCGACCTGGCCCAGACCGTGCCGGCGCTGCACCGCGCCCTGCAGGCCGTGTCCGACACCGTGGCCCGTGGCGGCCGCGTGCTGTTCGTCGGCACCAAGCGCCAGGCGGCCGATGCCGTGGCGGATGCCGCCAAGCGCTCGGCGCAGTACTATGTGAACTCCCGCTGGCTCGGCGGCATGCTGACCAACTGGAAGACCATTTCCCACTCCATCGCCCGACTGAAGAAGCTCGAAGAGCTGCTCGCGGCCGGCGAGGGCGTTGGCTACACCAAGAAGGAGCGCCTGACGCTCCAGCGCGAGAAGGAAAAGCTCGATCGCGCCCTTGGCGGTATCCGTGACATGGGCGGCATTCCCGACCTGCTGTTCGTGATCGACACCAACAAGGAAGACCTCGCCGTCGCCGAGGCCCGCCGCCTTGGCATTCCGGTCGCGGCCATCCTCGACACCAATTGCGATCCGGACGGCATCGCCTTCCCGGTTCCCGGCAATGACGACGCCGGTCGCGCCATCAACCTCTATTGCGACCTCGTCGCCCGCGCCGCCATCGACGGCATCGGCCGTTCGCATGGCGATCTCGGCATCGACATTGGTGCGGCTGAGGCCCCGCTGGTTGAGGACCTGCCGGCGGAGACCGCCTGGACCAGCCTCGAAGCCCTTTCGGGCCCGCGCGGCATCGCCGACGACCTGAAGAAGCTCACCGGCGTGTCGCCGGCGATCGAGAAGCAGCTGACCGACCTCGGCATCTTCCACTTCTGGCAGATCGCCGCCCTCAATGCCGACGACGCCCATCGTCTCGGCGAAGAGGTCGGTCTGCCGGGCCGTGTCGATGGCTGGGTGGCGCAGGCCAAGGAGCTGACCGCCGAGGTCGAGTGA
- a CDS encoding sulfotransferase family protein: MHRSGTSALTRTVNLLGAATPQTLMGATSNNLRGHWESKPIVDLNDEILAACGHRWYSRKRITVCPSDVVRARGMWSRLRDTLESEFGGASTVVLKDPRISRLVPLYREVLDELGYATEAVLTLRNPLEVAQSLARRDQMEPRRAIGVWMRYTLDAERGTRGLPRALVVYEELLADWRAATRRMKQHLGSSWPEVTEEAAAAIDAFLTPDLRHHTIELPGAGFGRAAIAGLLYRDMAQALTERPAASPGLIASALAELSLRTGSASSGLVAHNAAR; the protein is encoded by the coding sequence ATGCACCGCAGCGGTACGTCGGCGCTCACGCGGACGGTCAATCTGCTGGGGGCGGCCACGCCGCAGACGTTAATGGGTGCCACCTCGAACAATCTTCGCGGCCACTGGGAATCCAAGCCTATCGTCGATCTCAACGACGAGATCCTCGCCGCGTGCGGGCACCGCTGGTATTCGCGCAAGCGGATCACGGTCTGTCCGAGCGATGTCGTGCGGGCGCGGGGCATGTGGTCCCGTCTGCGCGACACGCTGGAAAGCGAGTTCGGCGGTGCCTCGACGGTGGTGCTGAAGGACCCGCGCATCAGCCGGCTGGTTCCGCTTTATCGGGAAGTCCTCGACGAATTGGGCTACGCGACTGAGGCCGTTCTCACCCTGCGCAACCCGCTGGAGGTCGCGCAATCGCTGGCGCGGCGCGACCAGATGGAGCCGCGGAGGGCGATCGGGGTGTGGATGCGCTACACGCTCGATGCCGAGCGGGGCACGCGCGGCCTGCCCCGGGCACTCGTGGTCTATGAGGAATTGCTGGCGGATTGGCGCGCCGCAACCCGCCGGATGAAGCAGCATCTGGGCAGTTCTTGGCCTGAGGTGACCGAAGAAGCGGCTGCCGCCATCGACGCGTTCCTCACGCCCGATCTGCGTCATCACACGATCGAGTTGCCCGGCGCCGGGTTCGGTCGCGCAGCGATTGCCGGCCTGCTCTACCGTGACATGGCGCAGGCTCTGACGGAGCGACCCGCCGCCTCGCCCGGTCTCATCGCCTCCGCGCTCGCGGAGCTTAGCCTGCGGACCGGTAGCGCTTCGAGCGGCCTCGTGGCGCACAACGCTGCGCGCTGA
- a CDS encoding ABC transporter ATP-binding protein, which produces MSTAHPKAALRLESIERRYAQGEGTLEILRGTNFTVMEGQSVALVAPSGTGKSTLLHIAGLLEHQDAGEVFIGDTGTAGLSDAERTRIRRVDVGFVYQFHHLLPEFSAQENVMLPQMIRGLPRREAAQRAKELLSYLGLGKRLEHRPGELSGGEQQRVAIARAVANAPRVLLADEPTGNLDPHTADHVFHALSQLVEATGLAAVIATHNLDLADRMHRRVTLREGQVVELA; this is translated from the coding sequence ATGTCGACCGCTCACCCCAAGGCCGCGCTGCGGCTTGAGAGCATCGAACGCCGCTATGCCCAGGGCGAGGGCACGCTGGAAATTCTGCGCGGTACCAATTTCACCGTGATGGAAGGCCAGTCCGTTGCGCTGGTCGCCCCTTCCGGCACCGGCAAGTCCACCCTGCTGCATATCGCCGGCCTGTTGGAACATCAGGACGCCGGCGAGGTGTTCATCGGCGATACCGGCACCGCCGGCCTGTCGGACGCCGAGCGCACCCGCATCCGCCGCGTCGATGTCGGCTTCGTCTACCAGTTCCACCATCTGCTGCCCGAATTCTCCGCGCAGGAGAATGTGATGCTGCCGCAGATGATCCGCGGCCTGCCGCGCCGGGAGGCGGCGCAGCGGGCGAAGGAACTGCTCAGCTATCTCGGCCTCGGCAAGCGGCTGGAACACCGGCCGGGCGAGCTTTCCGGCGGCGAGCAGCAGCGCGTCGCCATCGCCCGCGCCGTCGCCAACGCCCCGCGCGTGTTGCTGGCCGACGAGCCGACCGGCAATCTCGACCCGCACACCGCCGACCATGTGTTTCACGCGCTGTCGCAGCTGGTGGAGGCGACGGGGCTCGCGGCGGTCATCGCCACCCATAATCTCGACCTCGCCGACCGCATGCACCGCCGGGTGACGTTGCGCGAGGGGCAGGTGGTGGAACTCGCCTGA
- the pyrH gene encoding UMP kinase: MSIPEPHGALFERVLVKVSGEALMGNEAFGLHWPTIERIAQDLVEARATGTEIAVVVGGGNILRGASVAGQGLDRATADHMGMLATVMNALALEKAVEKAGVPARTLSAIPMPTICEPYARQTASRHLGRGRVVLLAGGTGNPYFTTDTGAVLRAAELECDAVMKATNVDGVYTADPKHDPSARRYERLTHDEALAKDLKVMDAAAFALARESKLPIVVFSIREPGAIAAAIRGEGRSTTVAP, from the coding sequence ATGTCGATCCCCGAGCCGCACGGCGCCCTTTTCGAGCGCGTCCTGGTCAAGGTCTCCGGTGAGGCGCTGATGGGGAACGAGGCGTTCGGGCTGCACTGGCCGACGATCGAGCGCATCGCCCAGGATCTCGTAGAGGCCCGCGCCACCGGAACCGAGATCGCCGTCGTCGTCGGCGGCGGCAATATCCTGCGCGGCGCCAGCGTCGCGGGGCAGGGGCTCGACCGCGCCACGGCCGACCATATGGGCATGCTGGCGACGGTGATGAACGCGCTGGCGCTGGAGAAGGCGGTCGAGAAGGCCGGTGTTCCCGCCCGCACCCTGTCCGCCATTCCCATGCCCACCATCTGCGAGCCCTATGCCCGCCAAACCGCCTCACGCCATCTGGGGCGCGGGCGCGTGGTTCTGCTGGCCGGCGGCACCGGCAACCCCTATTTCACCACCGACACCGGCGCCGTGCTGCGCGCCGCCGAGCTTGAATGCGACGCGGTGATGAAGGCGACCAATGTCGATGGCGTCTACACCGCCGATCCCAAGCACGACCCCTCGGCGCGGCGCTATGAGCGGCTCACCCATGACGAGGCGCTGGCCAAAGACCTGAAGGTGATGGACGCCGCCGCCTTCGCGCTGGCGCGGGAATCGAAGCTGCCGATCGTCGTGTTCTCGATCCGCGAACCGGGGGCCATTGCCGCCGCCATTCGCGGCGAGGGACGTTCTACGACGGTAGCTCCGTAG
- a CDS encoding phosphatidate cytidylyltransferase: MRIGEDFLPRLVSALVLGPLVMLVAVAGGWAFSALVALSSVIVLWEWLRMIGAKPRTPLLVIGAATLVVAVLLLAIRPPPAAIGIVVLGAITAALVARSNRERRTWAPFGVLYAGALALPTLILRQDGALGLVSLVWLLAVVWSTDIAAYFCGRLIGGPKLWPRVSPNKTWAGSLGGALFGMLAGMAALYLARVETALLAAPVALLASFASQSGDLFESAMKRRFGVKDSSHLIPGHGGLMDRLDGFIAAAALMLLIGLLRAPDAPARGFLLW, translated from the coding sequence TTGCGTATCGGAGAGGACTTTCTGCCGCGGCTCGTCTCGGCTCTGGTGCTCGGGCCGTTGGTGATGCTGGTCGCCGTGGCCGGCGGCTGGGCCTTCAGTGCCCTTGTCGCGCTCTCTTCCGTGATCGTGCTGTGGGAATGGCTGCGCATGATCGGCGCCAAGCCCCGCACGCCGCTGCTGGTGATCGGCGCCGCGACACTGGTCGTGGCCGTGCTGTTGCTCGCCATACGCCCGCCGCCTGCCGCCATTGGAATTGTGGTGCTTGGCGCCATCACGGCGGCGCTGGTGGCACGTTCCAACCGTGAGCGGCGGACATGGGCGCCGTTCGGCGTGCTTTATGCCGGTGCGCTGGCGCTACCGACACTGATCCTGCGCCAGGATGGAGCCCTCGGTCTGGTGAGCCTGGTATGGCTGCTGGCTGTCGTGTGGTCTACCGACATCGCCGCCTATTTCTGCGGTCGCCTCATTGGCGGCCCCAAGCTCTGGCCGCGCGTCAGCCCCAACAAGACCTGGGCGGGATCGCTCGGCGGGGCGCTGTTCGGCATGCTGGCGGGAATGGCGGCGCTGTACCTCGCGCGGGTCGAGACAGCGTTGCTCGCCGCCCCGGTCGCGCTGCTGGCAAGCTTTGCCAGCCAAAGCGGCGACCTGTTCGAATCGGCGATGAAGCGGCGTTTCGGCGTGAAAGACTCCAGCCATCTCATCCCCGGCCATGGTGGTCTGATGGACCGGCTCGACGGCTTCATCGCGGCGGCGGCGCTTATGCTGTTGATCGGCCTGCTGCGCGCGCCGGACGCGCCCGCGCGCGGCTTCCTGCTGTGGTGA